From the Burkholderia mayonis genome, one window contains:
- the gmd gene encoding GDP-mannose 4,6-dehydratase has translation MTQARKAIITGITGQDGAYLTKLLLDKGYEIVGTYRRTSSVNFWRIAELGVDRHPNLTLVEHDLTDLGSSLRLIERAQPDELYNLAAQSFVGVSFDQPTTTADVTGLGALNLLEAIRIVNPKTRYYQASTSEMFGKVQAIPQTESTPFYPRSPYGVAKLFAHWTTVNYRESYGIFGSSGILFNHESPLRGREFVTRKITDTIAKIKLGKANRLELGNMDAKRDWGFALEYVEGMWRMLQADEPDTYVLATNRTETVRDFVRMAFAAAGYQLEWSGKAEDERGIDTATGDVLVSVNPKFYRPAEVDLLIGCADKAKDKLGWTPKTTLEVLCRMMVEADITRNHHHETF, from the coding sequence ATGACCCAAGCACGCAAGGCGATCATCACCGGGATAACGGGCCAAGACGGCGCTTATCTGACGAAGCTGTTGCTCGACAAGGGCTACGAGATCGTCGGCACGTATCGCCGCACGAGCTCGGTGAATTTCTGGCGCATCGCCGAACTGGGCGTCGACCGGCATCCGAACCTGACGCTCGTCGAGCACGACCTGACCGACCTCGGCTCGAGCCTGCGCCTCATCGAACGCGCGCAGCCGGACGAGCTGTACAACCTCGCCGCGCAGAGCTTCGTCGGCGTATCGTTCGATCAGCCGACGACGACGGCCGACGTCACGGGCCTCGGCGCGCTGAACCTGCTCGAAGCAATCCGCATCGTGAATCCGAAAACGCGCTATTACCAGGCGTCGACGTCGGAGATGTTCGGCAAGGTGCAGGCGATCCCGCAGACCGAGAGCACGCCGTTCTATCCGCGCAGCCCGTACGGCGTCGCGAAGCTGTTCGCGCACTGGACGACGGTCAATTATCGCGAGTCTTATGGCATTTTCGGTTCGAGCGGAATCCTGTTCAATCACGAATCGCCGCTGCGCGGCCGCGAGTTCGTCACGCGCAAGATCACCGACACCATCGCGAAAATCAAGCTCGGCAAGGCGAACCGGCTCGAGCTCGGCAACATGGATGCGAAGCGCGACTGGGGTTTCGCGCTCGAGTATGTCGAAGGGATGTGGCGGATGCTGCAGGCGGACGAGCCCGACACCTACGTGCTCGCGACGAACCGCACCGAGACGGTCCGCGATTTCGTGCGGATGGCATTCGCGGCGGCCGGCTACCAGCTCGAATGGAGCGGCAAGGCCGAAGACGAGCGCGGCATCGACACGGCGACGGGCGACGTGCTCGTGTCGGTGAATCCGAAGTTCTACCGCCCTGCCGAAGTCGATCTGCTGATCGGCTGCGCGGACAAGGCGAAGGACAAGCTCGGCTGGACACCGAAAACAACGCTGGAGGTGCTGTGCCGTATGATGGTCGAAGCCGACATCACGCGAAACCACCACCATGAAACCTTCTGA
- a CDS encoding GDP-mannose 4,6-dehydratase: MKPSESGARRALVTGIAGFTGRHLAERLEAAGYDVWGTVAPDIDVSDTDISGDPLLRRWQCVKADLLDVDSLHAAVADARPHTVVHLAARAHVAHGNPQDTYLVNVVGTRNLLASLAGLDARPAAVLLASSANVYGNAPSEVLDETTPPQPANDYAVSKLAMEYMAKLWLDRLPIVIARPFNYTGVGQSEAYLLPKLVAHYARGEPRISLGNLDVSRDFSDVRDVADAYVRLVDAAPAGETFNVCAERGHALKEVLAMLARIAGYVIDVSIDPRFVRANEVKKLVGSRQKLRGVIGDVRSTPLDETLRWMYDAMRAAFVAREGQPAS, translated from the coding sequence ATGAAACCTTCTGAATCCGGCGCGCGGCGCGCGCTCGTCACCGGCATCGCGGGCTTCACCGGACGCCACCTCGCCGAGCGTCTCGAAGCGGCGGGCTACGACGTGTGGGGCACGGTCGCGCCTGACATCGACGTGTCCGACACCGACATATCCGGCGATCCGCTGCTGCGGCGCTGGCAATGCGTGAAGGCGGATTTGCTCGACGTCGACTCGCTGCACGCGGCGGTCGCCGACGCGCGGCCGCACACGGTCGTACACCTCGCGGCGCGCGCGCACGTCGCGCACGGCAATCCGCAGGACACCTACCTCGTCAACGTGGTCGGCACGCGCAACCTGCTCGCGTCGCTCGCGGGCCTCGACGCGCGCCCGGCTGCGGTGCTGCTTGCGAGCAGCGCGAACGTCTACGGCAACGCGCCGAGCGAAGTGCTCGACGAAACGACGCCGCCGCAGCCGGCGAACGACTACGCGGTCAGCAAGCTCGCGATGGAATACATGGCGAAGCTCTGGCTCGACCGCTTGCCGATCGTGATCGCGCGGCCGTTCAACTACACGGGCGTCGGCCAGAGCGAAGCGTACCTGTTGCCGAAGCTCGTCGCACACTACGCGCGCGGCGAACCGCGGATCTCGCTCGGCAATCTCGACGTGAGCCGCGATTTCTCCGACGTGCGCGACGTCGCCGACGCCTACGTGCGGCTCGTCGACGCCGCGCCGGCGGGCGAGACGTTCAACGTGTGCGCGGAGCGCGGCCATGCATTGAAGGAAGTGCTGGCGATGCTCGCGCGAATCGCGGGCTACGTGATCGACGTCAGCATCGATCCGCGCTTCGTGCGCGCGAACGAAGTGAAGAAGCTGGTCGGCTCGCGGCAGAAGCTGCGCGGCGTGATCGGCGACGTGCGCAGCACGCCGCTCGACGAGACGCTGCGCTGGATGTACGACGCCATGCGCGCGGCGTTCGTCGCACGTGAAGGTCAGCCGGCGAGCTGA
- a CDS encoding cupin domain-containing protein, whose translation MFQAGTGINFEAALRDVTEYWSPRVVGRVNDQYVKVAKLKGEFTWHKHADEDEMFYVVYGSLRIQFEDRDVVLNAGDFCIVPKNTMHNPVAEDECGIALIETVTTLHTGDTPSPFAKSIDAQLAG comes from the coding sequence ATGTTCCAGGCAGGCACCGGCATCAACTTCGAAGCGGCGTTGCGCGACGTGACCGAATACTGGTCGCCGCGTGTCGTCGGACGCGTGAACGACCAGTACGTGAAGGTCGCGAAGCTGAAGGGCGAATTCACGTGGCACAAGCATGCCGACGAGGACGAAATGTTCTACGTCGTCTACGGCAGCTTGCGGATCCAGTTCGAGGATCGCGACGTCGTGCTGAACGCCGGCGATTTCTGCATCGTGCCGAAGAACACGATGCACAACCCGGTCGCCGAAGACGAGTGCGGGATCGCACTGATCGAGACCGTCACGACGCTGCACACGGGCGACACGCCGTCGCCGTTCGCGAAGAGCATCGACGCTCAGCTCGCCGGCTGA
- a CDS encoding Mor transcription activator family protein: MKSDETFKSKGPELLVDLSLQVAHALVELADIGADQANQLGREIADRMAGHWGGQNIYFPMGVSYRLSQRDRQIFDEFRGDNHAELARKFGVSLQWIYKIIKAVRREEIAARQRDLFASPASTD; encoded by the coding sequence ATGAAGTCAGACGAAACGTTCAAGAGTAAAGGGCCGGAGCTGCTGGTCGACCTGTCTCTGCAGGTCGCCCACGCCCTCGTCGAGCTGGCCGACATAGGTGCCGATCAAGCCAACCAGCTCGGCCGCGAAATCGCCGATCGTATGGCCGGCCACTGGGGCGGCCAGAACATCTATTTTCCGATGGGCGTGTCTTACCGACTGTCTCAGCGCGATCGGCAGATTTTTGACGAGTTCCGCGGCGACAACCATGCCGAGCTGGCGAGGAAGTTCGGCGTGTCGCTCCAGTGGATTTACAAGATCATCAAGGCAGTCAGGCGGGAGGAGATCGCAGCCCGTCAACGCGACCTGTTTGCAAGTCCCGCCTCAACTGATTGA
- a CDS encoding gp16 family protein: MYSKSDRGPQARQKLIRLIHVAKRDLAMADDSYRAVLRQIGKKESAADLTIPDLEKVLEHLKRCGFKVRSKKGVRGQADDEQSKMIRGLWLELADRGVVQNRSEEALAAFVKRMTGVDSLNWLSSPQASRVIEHLKKWRTRTTEAV, encoded by the coding sequence ATGTATTCGAAATCTGACCGCGGGCCTCAGGCCCGGCAGAAGCTCATTCGCCTGATTCACGTCGCAAAGCGTGATCTCGCGATGGCCGACGACAGCTACCGTGCTGTGCTGAGGCAGATTGGAAAGAAGGAATCAGCCGCCGACCTGACCATTCCAGACCTGGAAAAGGTTCTGGAACACCTGAAGCGCTGCGGCTTTAAGGTGCGTTCCAAAAAGGGCGTACGCGGGCAAGCAGACGACGAGCAATCGAAGATGATCCGCGGCCTCTGGCTCGAACTGGCCGACCGCGGTGTTGTACAGAACAGGTCTGAGGAAGCGCTCGCGGCGTTCGTCAAGCGCATGACCGGCGTCGACTCGCTCAACTGGCTCAGTTCGCCCCAGGCGTCGCGAGTAATCGAGCACCTCAAGAAATGGCGTACCAGGACGACGGAGGCCGTATGA
- a CDS encoding DUF2528 family protein, with protein sequence MTAIKQYVLTHDFSYEIVVDVDHDILTDDKLCELVRFWSEGEAYIEQHGPLQAFLKLFAARFFAASVEALSPKDAFNAGRIEGFPAVDGSSGLSVVDYDEFSFEADDIDVFEI encoded by the coding sequence ATGACTGCCATCAAACAATACGTGCTGACGCACGACTTCAGCTACGAGATCGTCGTGGACGTCGATCACGACATCCTGACCGACGACAAGCTGTGTGAGCTGGTTCGATTCTGGTCTGAGGGCGAGGCATACATCGAGCAGCACGGCCCGCTCCAGGCGTTCCTAAAGCTGTTTGCCGCACGCTTTTTCGCGGCGTCCGTTGAAGCGCTGTCTCCGAAGGACGCATTTAATGCCGGTCGTATTGAGGGCTTCCCGGCCGTGGACGGATCGAGCGGCCTGAGTGTCGTTGACTACGACGAGTTTTCCTTCGAAGCGGACGACATCGATGTATTCGAAATCTGA
- a CDS encoding HU family DNA-binding protein: MNKADLINHVVAETGLTKADSGFALEAVLEGITKSLRKGGTVTLTGFGVFSVGARAARTGRNPATGEEIKIPASKAPKFKAGKGLKDAVK; the protein is encoded by the coding sequence ATGAACAAAGCGGACCTGATCAACCACGTAGTGGCCGAAACGGGCCTGACGAAAGCCGATTCCGGCTTTGCACTGGAGGCCGTCCTGGAAGGCATCACGAAGTCCCTGCGGAAAGGCGGCACCGTGACGCTCACGGGCTTCGGCGTGTTCAGCGTTGGCGCGCGTGCAGCTCGCACCGGCCGCAACCCGGCGACCGGCGAGGAAATCAAGATCCCGGCTTCGAAGGCGCCGAAATTCAAGGCGGGTAAAGGGTTGAAGGACGCCGTCAAGTAA
- a CDS encoding DUF3164 family protein, producing the protein MDQKQIPNGYWQDAKGCLIPESMIKPIDRERDRLVRELADEAKTRSKGLVDLKARIFGDISAFIDLSAEEYGSKVGGKKGNVTLYSFDGRYRIQRAIQDRIAFDERLQAAKSMIDECLRDWTTDARPEIQAIVTQAFATDKEGQINTGRVLALRRLDITDPRWLEAMRAIGEALQVIGSKSYVRVYERVGDTDQYVQIPLDIANA; encoded by the coding sequence ATGGACCAGAAACAGATTCCGAACGGTTACTGGCAGGACGCGAAAGGCTGCCTGATCCCGGAAAGCATGATCAAACCGATCGACCGCGAGCGCGATCGACTCGTTCGCGAGCTGGCGGACGAAGCCAAAACGAGATCGAAGGGGCTCGTCGACCTGAAGGCTCGAATCTTCGGCGATATCTCGGCCTTCATCGACCTCTCCGCCGAAGAATACGGCTCGAAGGTCGGCGGTAAGAAGGGCAACGTCACGCTGTACTCGTTCGACGGTCGCTATCGAATCCAGCGGGCCATCCAGGACCGCATCGCGTTCGACGAGCGCCTGCAGGCCGCCAAATCGATGATCGACGAGTGTCTGCGTGACTGGACCACGGACGCCCGCCCCGAGATTCAGGCGATCGTGACGCAAGCGTTTGCGACGGACAAGGAAGGCCAGATCAACACCGGCCGCGTTCTCGCGCTGCGTCGCCTGGACATCACCGATCCGCGCTGGCTCGAAGCGATGCGGGCAATCGGCGAGGCGCTGCAGGTGATCGGCAGCAAGTCGTATGTCCGCGTCTACGAGCGCGTCGGCGACACCGATCAATACGTGCAGATTCCGCTCGACATCGCGAACGCGTAA
- a CDS encoding ExeA family protein: MMLILKSVLQRASIKQAELAEHLNLSQAAVAQIVNHGVWPRSLDDLDLRERILDYLENKGVSDAGSGVFDEMKKVGGPTDVLADTTGHPVSQPNSNTDLNQEESMLLRKQVLAPATRKHFGLFRDPFADDIESHEDMFVSPDIRYVREAMFQTAKHGGLLAVVAESGGGKTTLMRDLEDRVMRESHPIIVIKPYVLAMEDNDQKGKTLKATHIAEAIMAAVAPLEKVKSSPEARFAQLHKALKESHAAGYQHCLVIDEAHALPIATLKHLKRFFELEMGFKKLLSIILIGQPELKVKLSERNQDVREVVQRCEMVELAPLDGPRLDEYLRFKFGRLDKPVSDVIDASGVEALRARLTMTGTRRDRAETVSLLYPLAVGNLLTAAMNLAAGLGVPVVNADVIKGV, from the coding sequence ATGATGTTGATCCTGAAAAGCGTTCTGCAACGTGCCTCTATCAAGCAGGCAGAACTTGCGGAGCACCTGAATCTGTCGCAGGCCGCGGTCGCCCAGATTGTGAATCACGGCGTATGGCCGCGCAGCCTCGACGACCTCGACCTGCGGGAACGAATTCTCGACTACCTGGAGAACAAAGGGGTGTCGGACGCGGGCTCAGGTGTTTTCGACGAAATGAAAAAGGTGGGTGGCCCGACCGATGTCTTGGCGGATACGACGGGCCACCCGGTCTCCCAGCCGAACAGCAATACCGATCTCAACCAGGAGGAATCCATGTTACTGCGCAAACAGGTTCTCGCACCAGCTACCCGTAAGCACTTCGGCCTGTTCCGTGACCCGTTCGCGGATGACATCGAGTCGCACGAAGACATGTTCGTCAGCCCCGATATCCGCTACGTGCGCGAGGCGATGTTCCAGACCGCGAAGCATGGCGGGCTCCTCGCCGTCGTCGCGGAATCGGGCGGCGGCAAGACGACGCTGATGCGTGACCTCGAAGACCGCGTGATGCGCGAGAGCCACCCGATCATCGTCATCAAGCCCTACGTGCTCGCGATGGAGGACAACGACCAGAAAGGCAAGACGCTGAAGGCGACGCACATCGCGGAAGCGATCATGGCCGCCGTGGCCCCGCTGGAGAAGGTCAAGAGCAGCCCGGAAGCCCGCTTCGCGCAACTGCACAAGGCGCTGAAGGAAAGCCACGCGGCGGGCTACCAGCATTGCCTCGTGATCGATGAGGCTCACGCGCTGCCTATCGCGACGCTCAAGCATCTGAAGCGCTTCTTCGAGCTGGAGATGGGCTTTAAAAAGCTGCTGTCCATCATCCTGATCGGCCAACCCGAGCTGAAGGTCAAGCTGTCCGAGCGGAATCAGGACGTCCGCGAAGTCGTGCAGCGCTGCGAAATGGTCGAACTGGCGCCGCTCGACGGCCCGCGCCTGGACGAATACCTCCGGTTCAAGTTCGGCCGGCTCGACAAGCCGGTCAGCGACGTGATCGACGCGAGCGGCGTCGAGGCGCTGCGCGCGCGGCTCACGATGACCGGCACGCGACGCGATCGCGCCGAAACGGTGTCGCTCCTGTATCCGCTCGCGGTCGGCAACCTCCTGACGGCCGCAATGAACCTCGCCGCCGGCCTGGGCGTGCCGGTCGTCAATGCAGACGTGATCAAGGGAGTCTGA
- a CDS encoding DDE-type integrase/transposase/recombinase produces MSAVLNERIVAVAQAARAAGHGKKGAIYNAACRELGLSFTTLMRKLKEATVTTQRKRRVDAGQSSLTRDEAMLISATLIESTRKNGKRLYSVGDAAQTLHANGMIRAEFLDESTGELRPLSDSAIQRALRMYGVHPDQLLAPAPVTELASLHPNHVWQIDASLCVLYYLKPAADARANGLRVMDHAEFYKNKPKNLARIAADRVWSYEISDHASDWIYTEYVMGAESGENLCSTLINAMQERGGADLLHGVPRILMLDAGSANTASMTRNLCRSLGIELIVHKVGNARATGQVENARNLIERKFEPGLKFQPVTSLDELNALAKRWRVHFNATETHSRHGATRSEAWMRITAQQLIKAPSLDVCRELAVAAPESRKVTPKLRVSFRGEEYDVSSVPGVMVGEKLMITRNPWRDDAAQAVLTGEDGHETFFVVPVVTRTEFGYAESAAVIGETYRRHADTPAQHALRQIEQLVTGTSTAAEADAARKGKALPFGGRLDPYKHLDEADLPTYLPRRGTEHDLVAPRVELAPLTLIEAAKQIKAAVEAAGVDWSADRFRWLQQRYPDGVPQEQLDAIVAELTGPRAGQQQPLQLVRAAAGGQ; encoded by the coding sequence ATGAGTGCCGTCTTGAACGAACGCATTGTGGCTGTCGCCCAGGCAGCGCGCGCGGCCGGCCACGGCAAGAAAGGTGCGATCTACAACGCGGCCTGCCGCGAGCTGGGCCTGTCTTTCACCACCCTGATGCGCAAACTGAAGGAAGCCACTGTGACCACGCAACGCAAGCGCCGTGTCGACGCCGGTCAAAGCTCGCTGACGCGTGACGAAGCCATGCTGATTTCCGCGACGCTCATCGAGTCGACCCGGAAGAATGGCAAGCGCCTGTATTCGGTCGGCGACGCGGCCCAGACCTTGCACGCGAACGGCATGATCCGCGCGGAATTCCTCGACGAGTCCACGGGCGAGCTGCGGCCCTTGTCCGATAGCGCGATTCAACGCGCGTTGCGCATGTACGGCGTGCATCCCGACCAGTTGCTTGCACCGGCCCCGGTGACCGAGCTGGCGAGCCTGCATCCGAATCACGTATGGCAGATCGACGCGAGCCTGTGCGTGCTGTACTACCTGAAGCCTGCTGCTGACGCCCGTGCGAACGGACTTCGTGTGATGGATCACGCCGAGTTCTACAAGAACAAGCCGAAGAACCTCGCCCGGATCGCTGCCGATCGCGTGTGGAGCTACGAAATCTCCGACCACGCGAGCGACTGGATTTACACCGAGTACGTGATGGGCGCGGAATCAGGTGAAAACCTCTGCTCGACGCTCATTAACGCAATGCAGGAACGCGGCGGCGCCGACCTGCTGCATGGAGTTCCGCGCATTCTGATGCTTGACGCGGGCTCGGCGAACACGGCCTCCATGACGCGCAATCTGTGCCGGTCGCTCGGTATCGAGCTGATCGTACACAAGGTCGGCAATGCACGCGCCACGGGACAGGTGGAAAACGCGCGGAACCTCATCGAGCGCAAGTTCGAACCGGGCCTCAAGTTCCAACCGGTGACCAGCCTCGACGAACTGAATGCGCTCGCGAAGCGGTGGCGCGTGCACTTCAATGCAACCGAAACGCATAGCCGCCACGGCGCTACGCGTAGCGAGGCGTGGATGCGCATTACCGCCCAGCAACTGATCAAGGCCCCGTCTCTCGACGTCTGCCGCGAACTGGCGGTTGCCGCGCCGGAAAGCCGAAAGGTCACGCCGAAGCTGCGCGTGTCGTTCCGTGGCGAGGAATACGACGTGTCGTCGGTGCCGGGCGTCATGGTCGGCGAGAAGCTGATGATCACGCGCAATCCGTGGCGCGACGATGCCGCACAGGCCGTCCTGACGGGCGAAGACGGACACGAGACGTTCTTCGTTGTCCCGGTCGTGACGCGTACCGAATTTGGCTACGCCGAGAGCGCCGCGGTGATCGGCGAAACCTACCGCCGTCATGCCGATACACCGGCGCAACACGCGCTCCGTCAGATTGAGCAGCTCGTTACCGGTACGTCGACGGCTGCGGAGGCTGACGCGGCTCGTAAAGGCAAAGCACTGCCGTTCGGCGGCCGCCTGGACCCGTACAAGCACCTCGACGAAGCTGATCTTCCGACGTACCTGCCGCGCCGCGGCACGGAACACGACCTCGTTGCACCGCGCGTCGAACTGGCACCGCTCACGCTGATCGAGGCGGCAAAGCAGATCAAGGCGGCTGTCGAAGCTGCTGGCGTTGACTGGAGCGCTGACCGATTCCGCTGGCTGCAACAGCGCTATCCGGACGGCGTACCGCAAGAGCAGCTCGACGCGATCGTCGCCGAGCTTACCGGCCCGCGTGCGGGTCAACAGCAACCGCTGCAGCTCGTACGCGCAGCGGCAGGAGGTCAATGA
- a CDS encoding DUF3102 domain-containing protein, with product MGRKTQETTAVPADNTLEVLPALTDAANKLAARSSEISKQFGDGLPYERHRVVNEARFYMAQSAEAMLEAGKRLILLKENEPHGEFIQIAQEQLGLPHRTAARMMQAAVKYSSPTLKANLPALAHLGKTKLFELMTEDDEELAALADGGTIAGMDLDDIDRMTSRELRAALREAHENATAQARLLSDKNAKIDELAAKKTRVKRVTPDQEGAEIRKETSAIAFEAESVIRGNLRAAFETLAQHAETNGAPHDDFMAGVLGQIQLSLNQLRSEFGVKTATDGDDVPQWLRDTATAADDYSRAAI from the coding sequence ATGGGCCGCAAAACTCAAGAAACTACCGCCGTTCCCGCGGACAACACCCTGGAGGTTCTTCCTGCGCTCACCGACGCAGCGAACAAACTCGCAGCACGCTCCAGCGAAATTTCGAAGCAGTTCGGCGATGGCTTGCCGTACGAGCGCCATCGTGTTGTGAACGAGGCCCGCTTTTACATGGCGCAATCCGCTGAAGCGATGCTGGAAGCCGGTAAGCGCCTGATCCTTCTGAAGGAGAACGAGCCGCATGGGGAGTTCATTCAGATCGCCCAGGAACAACTCGGGCTTCCGCATCGAACAGCCGCCCGAATGATGCAAGCCGCTGTCAAGTATTCATCGCCGACGTTAAAGGCAAATCTGCCAGCGCTGGCACATTTGGGAAAAACGAAGCTCTTCGAGCTGATGACGGAGGATGACGAAGAGCTGGCGGCGCTCGCGGACGGCGGCACGATCGCCGGGATGGACCTCGACGATATCGACCGCATGACCAGCCGCGAACTGCGTGCCGCGCTTCGGGAAGCGCATGAAAACGCCACGGCACAGGCCCGCCTGCTGTCCGACAAAAACGCGAAGATCGACGAGCTGGCCGCGAAGAAAACGCGCGTCAAGCGGGTCACGCCGGACCAGGAAGGCGCGGAAATCCGCAAGGAAACCAGCGCGATCGCCTTCGAAGCGGAGTCGGTCATTCGCGGCAATCTGCGTGCCGCGTTCGAAACCCTCGCTCAGCACGCCGAGACGAACGGTGCGCCGCACGACGACTTCATGGCCGGCGTCCTAGGTCAAATCCAGTTGTCGCTCAACCAGCTTCGAAGCGAGTTCGGCGTCAAGACCGCTACGGACGGTGACGACGTCCCGCAATGGCTGCGTGATACGGCAACTGCGGCTGACGACTACTCACGCGCCGCTATCTGA
- a CDS encoding helix-turn-helix domain-containing protein, protein MTTNATTKSAEKVLEVLNVLLGHFAHGLTPGEVAKATNLSPSNITRYVATLEAMGFAERIPETGRIRPSVKLAQHAVGILRSLDSARARIDETENRLKKYV, encoded by the coding sequence GTGACCACGAACGCAACCACGAAGTCCGCCGAGAAAGTGTTGGAGGTTCTCAACGTCCTGCTCGGTCATTTCGCGCACGGTCTGACGCCGGGTGAAGTCGCCAAGGCGACGAACCTGTCGCCTTCGAACATCACGCGCTACGTAGCGACGCTTGAGGCGATGGGATTCGCCGAGCGGATTCCTGAGACGGGGCGGATTCGACCGTCCGTGAAGCTGGCGCAACACGCCGTAGGCATCTTGCGCAGCTTGGATAGCGCCCGCGCTCGCATTGATGAAACCGAAAACCGCTTGAAGAAGTACGTCTAA
- a CDS encoding DNA-binding protein: MTVPKFKAWLRSQGKTIRQWAEENEFPPSAVYRVLNGVDKAHFGRAHDIAVKAGIKQTAA; this comes from the coding sequence GTGACTGTACCCAAATTCAAAGCCTGGCTCCGCAGCCAAGGCAAAACCATCCGCCAATGGGCCGAAGAGAACGAGTTTCCGCCCAGCGCCGTCTATCGCGTCCTCAACGGCGTCGACAAGGCGCATTTCGGCCGCGCGCACGACATTGCCGTCAAGGCCGGCATCAAGCAAACCGCCGCCTGA
- a CDS encoding helix-turn-helix domain-containing protein translates to MDSIGERLREERERLGYSQTAFGALAEVTKQSQIKYEKGERSPDASYLAAIMRVGADVQYIVGAIRSSMALAPDEQELVSRYRAASLEVKAAAIGALTAASTTKSATRQEQVFHGSVGQAVKVEGGLDQQGISFFGKGKKRK, encoded by the coding sequence ATGGATTCGATAGGCGAGCGCCTGCGCGAAGAGCGTGAGCGATTGGGGTATAGCCAGACGGCATTCGGGGCGCTGGCGGAAGTGACCAAGCAATCGCAGATCAAGTACGAGAAAGGCGAGCGTTCGCCGGACGCTAGCTACCTCGCGGCAATCATGCGTGTCGGGGCTGATGTCCAGTACATCGTCGGGGCAATTCGGTCGTCGATGGCGTTAGCGCCCGATGAGCAAGAACTCGTCTCGCGATATCGGGCAGCGTCGCTTGAAGTCAAAGCCGCCGCAATCGGTGCGCTTACGGCCGCAAGCACGACAAAGAGCGCGACCCGTCAGGAACAGGTCTTTCACGGATCAGTAGGGCAGGCCGTAAAGGTCGAGGGGGGCCTCGATCAGCAGGGAATCAGTTTTTTCGGTAAAGGCAAGAAGAGAAAATGA
- a CDS encoding putative holin, whose product MPFIKRFPRLTSWLVAAIILVAAIALFSPQQLPVALYKLSLVSLAAVVAYWLDRGLFPYARPDSYLEHDWRYGSLEAPLDADFRVVSGYELVFAAAMLRRAVIVLGVVVGVALGL is encoded by the coding sequence ATGCCCTTCATCAAGCGCTTCCCGCGGCTGACGAGCTGGCTCGTCGCCGCGATCATCCTCGTTGCAGCCATCGCGCTTTTCTCGCCGCAGCAACTGCCCGTCGCCCTCTACAAACTGAGTCTCGTGAGCCTCGCGGCCGTCGTCGCGTACTGGCTCGATCGCGGGCTTTTCCCGTACGCGCGCCCGGACAGCTACCTCGAACACGACTGGCGATACGGCTCGCTCGAAGCGCCCCTCGACGCCGATTTTCGCGTCGTTTCCGGGTACGAGTTGGTGTTTGCCGCGGCCATGCTGCGGCGGGCGGTGATCGTGCTCGGCGTTGTGGTCGGCGTCGCGCTGGGCCTCTGA
- a CDS encoding transglycosylase SLT domain-containing protein, whose protein sequence is MRALIAFVVALLGAAAPVAAQVPAEALTYRAELTRNARAVWGIDAPVSSFAAQIHQESRWRADAVSVVGARGMSQFMPSTVDWIAGAYPAELGEAQPFNPSWSIRALVRYDRHLWERITAAGACERMAMTLSAYNGGLGWVYRDQRVTAAAGADRQRWFSHVERFNAGRHAAAFRENRGYPRVILRTFEPRYVKAGFGPGACS, encoded by the coding sequence ATGCGCGCGCTGATCGCCTTTGTCGTCGCGCTGCTCGGCGCCGCCGCACCGGTCGCCGCGCAAGTGCCGGCCGAAGCGTTGACGTATCGCGCCGAGCTGACGCGCAACGCGCGCGCCGTCTGGGGCATCGATGCGCCTGTCTCGTCGTTCGCGGCGCAAATCCACCAGGAAAGCCGCTGGCGCGCGGATGCCGTTAGCGTCGTTGGTGCCCGTGGCATGTCGCAGTTCATGCCGTCAACGGTCGACTGGATTGCGGGTGCCTACCCGGCCGAGCTGGGCGAGGCGCAGCCGTTCAACCCGTCCTGGTCGATTCGTGCGCTCGTGCGCTACGACCGGCACCTCTGGGAACGCATCACGGCAGCCGGCGCATGCGAGCGCATGGCGATGACGCTGTCGGCCTATAACGGCGGCCTGGGCTGGGTCTATCGCGATCAGCGTGTGACGGCCGCCGCTGGCGCCGATCGGCAACGTTGGTTCAGCCATGTCGAGCGGTTCAACGCGGGCCGACATGCGGCGGCGTTCCGCGAGAACCGCGGCTACCCGCGCGTGATCCTGCGCACGTTCGAACCGCGCTACGTGAAGGCCGGGTTCGGGCCGGGAGCATGCTCATGA